From the Polaribacter tangerinus genome, the window AGAGATTATTTCTAATTTCTCAGAAAATGAACTCTACACCAAAAAAGGTCCTGTTTTTCAGACTGCAATTATTGCAGGAATTCAGGCTGTAAAAAAAACATCGTCTTTAATTCCGATGTGCCACCCATTATTAATAAATGGAGTAAATGTGCAAATTGAGGTAGTTGACAGTGAGAATATTAATGTTTTTTGTAAAGTAACTATCGAAGGAAAAACAGGAGTAGAAATGGAAGCCTTAACGGGTGTAAATATTGCTTGTTTAACCATTTATGATATGTGTAAAAGTAGGAGTCAAAAAATGATAATTAAAGAAATTAAGTTGGTGGAAAAAACAGGAGGAAAATCAGATTTTAAAAGCAATTAAATTTCGTTTTAAATTTATATTCACAATAAGTTACTTATATGAAAAAGCATCAAAAACACACTAATTTAGAAAAAAGGCATATCGATAATTTTGCTCCAAATGAATTTGCTTTTTTAGGTGCTAATTGCAGTGTTATTTCCGATGTAGTTTCGCAAATCTCTCAAACATTATCTTCCTATAAATTAGCTTATTTCGATGCATCTCATGCAACTGAAGTAGAAAAAAATTATTTTTCTAAATATGTGTATCATCACCAAGGAAACGTCGAAATTCAAACAACTGGTGCTGTAAATAAATTTGAACAGCGTTTGCAATTTGCACAATATGATGCTGTTTTTATCAATGGAAATCATTACGAAGGTGCTAAGCAAATTTTAATTTTAGATGCTAAAAAAGAAGCCTCTGTTTTAAAACGAATATCGCAATTAAGTAACATTCAGTTTATAATAAAGTTAGAAGAAAAAACTCCTATTTTCGATTTTTTATTAGAAAAGTATCCGAATTTAAAAAACAAAAATTGTTATTCTATTCATGATATAGATAAAATTTCGACTCATATAAACACATTGATTAAAGAAAAAACACCCAATACAAAAGGGTTGGTTTTAGTGGGTGGTAAAAGTACAAGAATGGGAACTGATAAGGCTTTATTAGATTATTACGGAGTTTCTCAAAAAGAATTTGCGAGTAAATTATTAGAAAAAAATGGAGTTCCAACTTTTTATGGTGTTAGTGCAAAAACAACTGAGGCAAAAGAAATACCAGATGTTTTCTTAAACTTAGGTCCGTTTGGTAGTATTTGCTCAGCTTTTCAGAAAGACCCAAATTCTGCTTGGTTGGTGCTCGCAACAGATGTACCTTTTGTAGATGATTTGCTGATAAAAAAATTATTACATCATAGAAACAGTAGCAAAGTAGCAACAGCAATTAAAGGAATAGATAATCAATTTCCAGAGCCATTAATTACTATTTACGAACCCAAAGCCTATCCAATTTTACTTCAATATTTGGCAATGGGATATTCTTGTCCGAGAAAAATGCTTATCAACTCTGATGTAGAAATTGTAGAAGTAGCAAACCATTTTATAAGAAATATAAATACCCCCGAAGAGTTTGAGAAAGCAAAAAAGGAAATTAAAGGAAAGTAATATTTCTTTTTAAAGAGTAACTTCTTTTTTATGAAGAAAACGAGTTAATTTCATAGAGGCATCTAATAAAATTACTTTTGCATTTCCGTTTCTTTCTATATGATAAATTGCAGTATTTAACTCTTTTTCTATGTCTATAATATTACCACCATGAATAAAAGGAGCAAATTTAGAAAGTTCGAACTTAGTTTTCGTTTCCATAAATACTAGTTGCTCGCTTTTGTAGTTTAGTAGCATTGCTTGTCTAAAAAATTGCAAACAATATTCTAAAAAACGTTTTTGAGTTTCTCTACCAGATTTCGCAATAGTGTCTGACCACGCAATTAATTGCTGAACAACAGAAGCATCAACTTTGGCCTTAAAGGCGGTTCTTACCCAAGTAACAAACCATTCTTCAAAAATTATATCTGCAGTATCATTTTTGTACAAATGCAGCGCTTTATTATAATTGCCTTCTGCTTGGTGAGTAATTTTAGCGGCATCGTTTGTGGTACAATTTTCCTTTTCTATTAGTGCATTGGCAATATCACTTTCACTTAATACAGGAAAATGGAGTGCTTGGCATCTCGATTTTATGGTATTTATAATTTGCTCTTCATTTTCTGAAATAAGAATAAAAACAGTTTTACTTGGTGGCTCTTCAATAAGTTTTAATAATTTATTTGAGGCTGCAGTATTCATTTTTTCTGCCATCCAAATAATCATCACTTTAAAACCACCTTCATAAGATTTTAGTTGTAATCTTTTTACAATATCTTCAGCCTCATCAACCCCAATAGTACCTTGTTTGTTTTCTACACCAATAAATTGAAGCCAATTAAACAAGCTACCATATGGCTGAGTTTTTATAAATTCTCGCCAATCTTCTAAAAAAAGACTACTAATAGCGTGTTTTTTTACACTATCGTTTGTGGTTACAGGAAACGCAAAATGCAAATCTGGATGCTGTAATTTTTCACACTTTAAAAGAGCGGCCTCTTTATTGTCGGAAAAATTAGCAATTAAAAACTGAGCGTAGGCAATAGCCATTGGCAAAGTTCCGCTACCTTCTTTACCAATAAAAAGTTGTGCATGTGGTATTCTACCATTTTCTGCAGAAACTTGCAAATGAGTTTTTATGTGATCTTGACCTATAATTTGGTTAAAAAGCATTTACAAATATAAAATTTGTTCTTTAGAAAATGATATATTTTAGGATTCAAAAAAAAGTTTTTAAACGAATTATCTGCAATGGGTGTGTAACGTATTTTAAGTAGTTAAAAAACCACTTAAATTGAGTACTATTTTTTGTAATTTCTATTACGCAATCGTTAACTTAACTTTTCTTGTTTCAGTTTTTAAAAAACTAAAGAATTCGGTATTTTTGTGAAAACAACCCAAAAATGAAAACACTAAAAGATTTTAATTTCGAAAATAAAAAGGCCATTATTCGTGTAGATTTTAATGTACCCTTAAATGCAGCATTTCAAGTAACAGACAGTACTAGAATTCAGGCTGCAAAAGCAACTATTATAGATATTTTAGAACAAGGAGGAAGCTGTGTTTTAATGTCTCATTTAGGAAGACCTAAAGGATTTCAATCAGAATTTTCATTGCAGCATATTGTAAAGTCAGTAGCTACTATTATTGGGTGTAACGTTAAATTCGTACCAGATTGTGTAGGGGAAAAAGTAGAGGAAGCTGTAGCAAATTTAGAACCTGGTGAAGTACTACTATTAGAAAACTTGCGTTTTTATGAAGAGGAAACTAAAGGAGATATTGCATTTGCTCAAAAATTAGCTAATTTAGGAGATATATACGTAAATGATGCCTTCGGAACTGTACACAGAGCACACGCATCTACCACTATTATTGCACAGTTTTTTGAGAACAACAAATGTTTTGGAAATTTATTGGCAAGAGAAATAGAAAGTATAGATAAAGTATTAAATAATTCGGAAAAGCCCGTACTAGCTATTTTAGGAGGTGCAAAAGTATCTTCTAAAATAACGGTTATAGAAAATATTTTAGATAAAGTAGACCATCTTATTATTGGTGGTGGAATGAGTTTTACTTTTGTTAAAGCCCAAGGTGGTAGCATAGGAAACTCTATTTGTGAAGATGATAAAATGGAGCTAGCATTAGCTATTTTAAAACAAGCAAAAGAAAAAGGAGTAGAGGTTCATATTCCTGTAGATGTTGTTGCAGCAGATAATTTTTCGAATGATGCAAACACTCAGGTTTGCGACATTAATGCCATTCCTGATGGTTGGGAAGGAGTAGATGCAGGACCAAAATCTAGCGCTATTTTCGATGCCGTTGTAAACCAATGTAAAACCATTTTATGGAACGGACCTTTGGGAGTTTTTGAAATGGAATCTTTTTCTGCAGGAACCAAAGCACTTGGAAATTCTATAGATAAAGCAACTAAAAATGGTGCTTTTTCTTTAGTTGGAGGTGGAGATTCTGTTGCAGCAGTTAAACAGTTTGGTTTTGCAAGTAAAGTAAGTTATGTTTCTACTGGCGGTGGTGCTATGTTAGAAATGTTAGAAGGAAAATCTTTACCAGGTATCGATGCAATTTTAAAAGAATCATAAACAACATATATCTGTTACACCTTTAATAGCAGTTGTTAATTGGTTATAATTTATTTTTATAAGCGTATAATTTTAAAATTATACGCTTTTTGTTTTACGTATATTTAAGTTTTAACTTCGCATTTTACAGTACTACATTTTAATAAGAAAAAATTCAGTTATATAGTAAGTTATGAAATATACTACATTACCAAATACCAATATTAAAGTTTCTAAAATTTGTTTGGGAACGATGACATGGGGAAATCAAAATACAGAAGAAGAAGCTTTTGAGCAAATGAACTATGCACTAGAGCAAGGAGTCAATTTTTTTGATACTGCAGAGCTGTATCCTGTTCCTGCAACTGCAGAAAGATATGCAGATACAGAACGTATAATTGGCAATTGGTTTCAAAAATATGGAAATCGTAAAAATGTGGTTTTAGCTAGTAAAATTGCTGGTGGTGGCGATTATACAAAGCACATTCGAACAGGAGGTTTTACGAAAGAAAATTTAACAGATGCTATAGAAAAAAGTCTCGAGCGTTTGCAAACTGATTATTTAGACTTGTACCAGCTTCATTGGCCATCGAGAGGTGTTAATTGTTTTGGTACTAGAGATTATCCATATAAAACAAGTACTAAAGAAGCAGAAAATCATTTAGAAATTTTAGAAACGCTTCATAAATTTGTGTCATCAGGAGTTATAAAAGCTATCGGTCTTTCTAATGAAACTCCTTGGGGAACGATGAAGTATTTAGAAACAGCAAAAGCAAATAATTTACCCAAAATGGCTACCATTCAAAATTCGTACTCTTTAATACATAGGGCTTATGAATACGGAATGTCGGAAGTTTCTTTAAGAGAAAATATTGGTTTACTGGCTTATTCACCGTTGGCACAAGGTGTATTGTCTGGTAAATATTTAAACGGAAATAGTCCCGAAGGGTCAAGAGGAAACTTATTTCCAAGATTTATAGCACGTTATATGGGAAATGGCTCTTTGGAGGCTGTTAAGAGATATGAAGAATTGGCTGTTAAAAACGGAATTACATTATCGGAAATGTCGTTGGCATTTATCAACCAATTACCTTTCGTAACAAGCACTATTATTGGAGCAACAAAAATGACTCAACTAAAAGAGAATATTGGTAGTATTAATATTGATTTATCGGAAGAAATACTAAAAGAAATTGAAGCTATTCATGCAGATTTTCCGAATCCGGCACCATAATTTATTACAACTTACAATAAAAAAACCGAAGTAAGTTTGTATAAACTTACTTCGGTTTTTTTTACGCTATTGTATTCTTATTCTAAAGGGATTAATTTCAATTTAGTAGCTAAAAAACGTCCATTTTCAATAGTTCCCTCTATACTTCCTTTTCTTATTACATTGCAAAAGCCAGTATTTTCATCGTGGGCATCACCAAAATCATCAATAGAAAATCCGTCAATAAAATAAGCTTCATCAAATACTTTTACAGCCAAACTACAGCCAGCCTCAGAATCTAACTCAAAGTTACATTGTCCACAAGAAATTTCTGCGGATGCAATTGTTATTTTTGCTTCTTTCTTGCATGCTACAAAGGCTAGTAAACATACAATTATAATTTTTTTAAACAACATATTTTTAGATTATTACTTAGACCAATTATCTCTTAAACCAACTGTTTTATTAAATACAAGTTTATTTTCTGTAGTATCGTCATCAACACTAAAGTATCCTAAACGTTGAAACTGAAAGCGATCGCCAATATTGGCAGATTTTAAACTAGGCTCTACAAAAGCATTGATTATCTCTAAAGAATTCGGATTTAAAAATTCCATAAAATCCTTGTCTTTGTGTGCATCTGGTGCAGGATCTAAAAATAACCTGTCATAAGCTCGAACTTCTGCTTTTAAGGCATGTTTTGCCGAAACCCAATGCAAAGTACCTTTTACTTTACGCATACTTTCTTCGGTACCACTTCCCGATTTTGTAAGTGGGTCATAAGTACACTGAATTTCTGTTATGTGCCCGTTTTCATCTTTTGTACAACTATTAGCAGTAATAAAGTAAGCATTTTTTAAACGCACTTCTTTGCCAAGTTTTAAACGGAAAAATTTTTTATTTGCCTCTTCTCTAAAATCTTCTCTTTCAATGTAAATTTCTCTAGAGAAAGGAACTTCTCTAAACCCAGCAGTTTCATCTTCTTGATTGTTTTCTGCTTGTAAGAATTCCTCTTTTCCTTCAGGATAATTTGTAATAACAACTTTTACAGGGTCTAATACTGCCATAACTCTGTTGGCAGTTTTATTTAGGTCTTCTCTAATTTTAAACTCTAAAAGAGCCACATCAATTACATTTTCTCTTTTAGAAACACCTACAGTTTCAATAAATTTTCGAATTGAGTTGGGTGTATAACCACGTCTTCTTAAACCAGATATTGTTGGCATTCTTGGGTCGTCCCAACCTGCTACAATTTCTTTTTCAACTAAAGTTAGTAATTTTCTTTTGCTCATTACCGTATAACTTAAGTTTAATCTAGAAAACTCTCTTTGCTTTGGAGGCAATGGAAGGGTGTTTTTACTATATTCAAACACATTGTCTCGAAACCAATTGTACAATTCTCGGTGCGGTTTAAACTCTAAAGAACATAACGAATGTGATATTTGCTCTATATAATCACTTTCTCCATGTGTCCAATCATACATTGGGTAAATGCACCATTCGTTACCAGTTCTATGATGTGATTTATATAATATTCGATACATTAATGGATCTCTCATTAACATATTCGGACTTTCCATATCTATTTTTGCACGCAGTGTATGCTCTCCTTCTTTAAATTTTCCCTCTTTCATGCCCAGAAACAATTCTAAATTTTCCTCTACAGAACGGTTTCTATATGGGCTTTCTGTACCCACAGAAGTTGGGGTTCCTTTCTGAACTCTCATTTCTTCTGAAGTTTGAGAATCTACATACGCTTTGCCATCTTTTATTAATAATACAGCCCAATCGTATAGTTGTTGAAAATAATCAGAAGAATAACACTCGTTAGCCCAAGTATATCCTAGCCAAGAAATATCCTTTTTTATAGCATCTACATATTCTTGCTCTTCTTTTGCTGGGTTTGTATCGTCGAAACGTAAATTTACAGGAGCTTTATAAGTTTCGCCCAATCCAAAGCTAATTCCAATTGCTTTGGTGTGCCCAATATGTAAATAACCGTTTGGTTCTGGCGGAAAACGAAAACGTAAATTACTCTTTGGCATTCCGTTTGCCAAATCTTCTTCTATAATGTGCTCTAAAAAATTGAGCGGTTTTTTATTTTCAGACATTTTCTAATAGGAAATATTTAAGTCACAAAATTACATAAAATAAGTTGTTTATTTTTATTTTAGACGTTCCTTTATACTGAAGGCATTCAGTAATAAAGTCGGGCTTTACACGCTATCTTTTTTAGTATTATTTTTTTAAAATGACCTTTGTATTCCGCTTTCCTTTATACAGTTTAAAACCAATAGCATCGTTCCATGCTATTTTGCTTATTTTCAACTTTTTAAAAAAGGATGTTGTTCCAATCCCTAACGCGCAGTTCAACCTCTAAAGTTTTCATAAAATAATTTTGTCTATTCTTTTTTATTGTAATTTTGCATTATGAAAAAAGATGGAGAAAAAAAGCCAGATTTAGTTGTTTTTAATGAAAAAACACAACAATATGATGCTGCTTTAAAACCTTACGGAACTTCTGCTAGCTCGCCTGTTATCAAACCATTAAATACTGCTACATGGCGTAACGATGGTGTACAACGTGTAAATAAACAATTTAAATCTAAGTTTGACGAGGTTAGAAAAGAGTATGAAGAGTTGCTCGAGAAATTTCAATACAACGATTTAATTTATAATGCTAAATTTAGTTTTGAACCAAATATTGGAGAAGTATATCATTTGTATAATAATAGAAATGATGAGCCTTTTTTATCTATTATTTCACCCAATCAATGTAGTTTTAAACACTTAGGTTCCTTTCGTTTAAATACAGACAAAATGTGGGAAAAAGTTACTTAATTTTAAAAAGGAGGTATTATTTAATATAATTTTATGGGTATAATAAAGGTTAATAATATTAGGGTATTTGCATATCACGGCTGTTTAGAAGAAGAAGCTAAAATAGGAAGCGAGTACAGGGTAGATGTAACGGTAAAAGCAAACTTAAAAAAATCGGCAAAGACAGATGAGTTAGCAGATACTATAGATTATGTTCATTTAAATTATATAGTTAAAGAAGAAATGGCCATTCGTTCTAAACTTTTAGAAGAAGTAGCACAAAGAATTTTAGACCGTTTTTTTAGAGAGTTAAGAACACTAAAAAAAGCCACTGTTTCTGTAGCAAAGATCAATCCACCAATTGGTGGAAATGTAGAAGAAGTGGTGGTAATTTTAACAAAAAAGCGATAATTAAAAAAAAATCTTGTAAGACTTCTAAATTTGCGTAAATTTGCAGTCCCTAAAATAATTTAAGAAATAGTATTTAAATACATAAGGTGTCTTGGCCGAGTGGCTAGGCAATGGTTTGCAAAACCATGTACAGCGGTTCGAATCCGCTAGACACCTCTAAAAGCGTTTCAAAAAATATTTTTTGAAACGCTTTTTATTTAAATGCAAATTATCGACTTTATTTTTCGTTCTATCGAAAAATTAAAATTTAAAATATAAAGGGTATTTATGTTTGTACTAACAAAATAATAAAACACTTTATGATGTTACAAATTTTACCACCAGATAATTCCGCTCTAGAAGAATCTTCAGCTTTAGACGGACAATTGTTTTTAGTGATTTTTGCAATGGCAATGGCTGTTTTTTTAGTTCTTAAAATTGCCAAAAAAATAAGTACTATTAAAGTATTTAAATCATCAGAAAACAAAAAATACTCGTCTCAATAATTAGACTTTTCTTAACAATATAACCGCTCATTTTTCTTCATCTTTGATATCTTTAAGATAATATTTAAATAACGGACTCAAATATTCTTTAAAAATTGATAATTTTAAGGAATATTTACACCCAGTTTAAAAAGTTAAGATGAAGATTTATCCAATAGAAACAGGCAATTTTAAGCTAGATGGTGGTGCAATGTTTGGCGTAGTACCAAAAACCATTTGGCAAAAAACAAATCCTGCAGATGCCAACAATTTAATTGATATGAGTATGCGTTGTATGCTCATAGAAAACGGTCAACAACTCATTTTAATAGACACAGGTTTAGGCGCTAAACAATCTGAAAAATTTTTTAGCTATTATTATTTATATGGCGACTTTTCTCTAAACTCATCTCTTAAAAAATTAGGATATCATAGAGATGATATTACAGATGTTTTTTTAACACACTTGCATTTCGACCATTGTGGTGGTGTTATAGAATGGAATACATCAAAGTCAATGTTACAACCTGCATTTAAAAATGCAAAAATTTGGTCTAATAACGCTCATTGGAAATGGGCAACTGAGCCAAATCCAAGAGAAAAAGCTTCCTTTTTAAAAGAAAATATTTTTCCTATTGAAGAAAATGGTCAGTTAAATTTTATCGACAATAATGGTCAAAATTCATTAGGTTTCGATATCTTATTTATGGATGGTCATACAGAAAAACAAATGTTACCAAAAATTACTTATCAAGGTAAAACAATTGTTTTTATGGCAGATTTATTACCAACAATTGGTCATATACCTTTACCATATGTTATGGGGTATGACACAAGACCACTATTAACTATTAAAGAGAAAGATAATTTTTTAAAAGAGGCTGCCGACAATAATTATTACCTTTTTTTAGAGCATGATGCTCATCATGAACTCTGTACAGTAATGCACACAGAAAAAGGAGTACGATTAAAAAACACACATAAATTTATAGATATATTTAATTAGAAACAGAAATGAACGTATTAAAACCAATTATGTATTCAGCTTTTGCTGGTCTTTTATTTGCAAGTTGTAAATCTTCAATAACTACAATACCAGTTCCGGCTGGCGCAAATACAGTTTTAAATATCCCAGCCAAAAAAGCAGGTTTATCTGAAATAGAAACAAAAACTTGGAGTCATTTAGACCTCGAAACCGATACCATACCAGGAATGAGTATTGAAAAAGCATACCAGTTTTTAGATGGTAAAAAAGGAGTTTCGGTAGTTGTTGCTATTGCAGACTCTGGAGTAGATGTATCGCACGAAGATTTAAAAGATGTAGTTTGGGTAAATGAAGATGAGGTTGCAGGAAATAATAAGGATGATGACAATAATGGATATATAGACGATATAAATGGTTGGAATTTTTTAGGAAATGCTGCCGGAGATTTGGTAAATGCAGATCAGTTAGAAATTACAAGGCTTGTTAAAAAAGGAATGGATAAGTTCGGAGATAAAAAAGCAAGTGAAATAACAGCAGAAAATAAAACTGAATTTGAAGAGTTTTTAAAATTAAAAGAAAAATTTGAAGCATCTGTTACTGCCCACGAACAAGAATTAAAAAATTTAAACCAAACAGCTACTAGAATTAATCAAATAGAGGATAATTTTAATGCCGTTAAAAAGTTTTTAGGTAAAGACTCCTTTACCATTGATGATTTAAAAAGTGCCAAACCAGAAAAACCTGTTTTAGCAGCACAAATTGCCGATATTACAAATATGTTAAGCCGAGGAATGACTGAAGAGGCTTTGTTAGATTACAAGAAGCAATTAATGGATTACAAAACGTCTAAGGAATCTGGTAAAAGTTACGACTTAAACTTTAATAAAAGACAAACTTTAGGAGACGATTTATACGACATTACAGATACCAACTATGGGAACAATAATGTTATTGGTTCTAAAGATTTAGAAAGTCACGGTACACACGTTGCGGGTATTGTAGCCGCATCTAGAAACAATAATAAAGGTGTAAACGGTGTAGCGCATAATGTAAAAATTATGGCAGTAAGAGTTGTGCCTGATGGAGATGAGCACGACAAAGATGTAGCTTTAGGTATTCGATATGCAGTAGATAATGGTGCAAAAATAATAAATACAAGTTTTGGAAAAGCCTATTCACCAAACAAGCAGTGGGTGTATGATGCAATAAAATATGCAGCAAAAAAAGATGTTTTAATAGTAAATGCAGCCGGTAACGATGGTAAAAATATAGATGTTGAAAAAACATATCCTAACGACTCCAAAGACTTGTTAACAGAAATAACAGATAACGTAATAACAATTGGTGCAATGAGTGCCTCTTATAATGAAAACTTACCTGCGTCATTTTCTAATTACGGAAAAATAAATGTAGATGTTTTTGCGCCAGGAGTAGCTATATACGCTACGATGCCTAAAGATGAATATGCACAAAATAGTGGAACTTCTATGGCAGCACCTTCTGTGGCAGGTATTGCAGCCTTAGTACGTTCATATTATCCGCAATTATCTGCAAGTCAGGTGAAACATATTTTAATGAATTCTGGTTTTAAAATACCTTTTGAAGTAATAAAACCTGGATCTAAAAACGAGAAAGTTCCCTTTTCTGATTTATCAGTATCTGGTAGAGTTGTAAATGCTTACAATGCTTTAAAAATGGCAGATAGAATTGTAAACGGAAAAAAATAATTTAAAAAACAGCGGTATAATTATCGCTGTTTTTTTACTTTTATATCAAACTAAATTAATAAAATAATGAAAAAAATATTTTTATTTGTTTGTTCAGTAGTACTTTTTACTGCTTGTACTCAAACAAAAAATAGCGTTTACAATCAGGTAACTAGTACTGTAAACCCAGGTTACTGGCAGCAGTATATTTCTTATAAAATGGATATTGATGTAGATGCAGAGAAACATCAATACAAAGGAAAACAAGAAGCAGTTTACACCAATAATTCGCCAGATGAGCTTACAAAAGTATACTACCATTTATACTTTAATGCTTTTCAGCCGGGTTCTCAAATGGATGTTAGGTCTTTAAATATCAAAGACCCAGACGGTAGAGTTAGAGATAGAATTAGTAAACTTACCCAAGATGAAATAGGTTATATTAAAGTAAATACTTTGAAGCAAAATGGAGTTCCGGTGTCTTTTGAAACAGTAGGAACTATTTTAGAAGTAACCTTAAATACGCCAATAAAATCTGGAGAAAGTGTAAAATTTGATATGGATTTTGATGCTCAAGTACCATTACAAATTCGAAGATCTGGAAGAGATAGTAAAGAAAACGTAGCGCTT encodes:
- the moaC gene encoding cyclic pyranopterin monophosphate synthase MoaC, encoding MSNFTHIDKNGNPKMVDVSVKKTTKRTAIAKASMFLGEEIISNFSENELYTKKGPVFQTAIIAGIQAVKKTSSLIPMCHPLLINGVNVQIEVVDSENINVFCKVTIEGKTGVEMEALTGVNIACLTIYDMCKSRSQKMIIKEIKLVEKTGGKSDFKSN
- a CDS encoding NTP transferase domain-containing protein, which encodes MKKHQKHTNLEKRHIDNFAPNEFAFLGANCSVISDVVSQISQTLSSYKLAYFDASHATEVEKNYFSKYVYHHQGNVEIQTTGAVNKFEQRLQFAQYDAVFINGNHYEGAKQILILDAKKEASVLKRISQLSNIQFIIKLEEKTPIFDFLLEKYPNLKNKNCYSIHDIDKISTHINTLIKEKTPNTKGLVLVGGKSTRMGTDKALLDYYGVSQKEFASKLLEKNGVPTFYGVSAKTTEAKEIPDVFLNLGPFGSICSAFQKDPNSAWLVLATDVPFVDDLLIKKLLHHRNSSKVATAIKGIDNQFPEPLITIYEPKAYPILLQYLAMGYSCPRKMLINSDVEIVEVANHFIRNINTPEEFEKAKKEIKGK
- a CDS encoding ATP-binding protein produces the protein MLFNQIIGQDHIKTHLQVSAENGRIPHAQLFIGKEGSGTLPMAIAYAQFLIANFSDNKEAALLKCEKLQHPDLHFAFPVTTNDSVKKHAISSLFLEDWREFIKTQPYGSLFNWLQFIGVENKQGTIGVDEAEDIVKRLQLKSYEGGFKVMIIWMAEKMNTAASNKLLKLIEEPPSKTVFILISENEEQIINTIKSRCQALHFPVLSESDIANALIEKENCTTNDAAKITHQAEGNYNKALHLYKNDTADIIFEEWFVTWVRTAFKAKVDASVVQQLIAWSDTIAKSGRETQKRFLEYCLQFFRQAMLLNYKSEQLVFMETKTKFELSKFAPFIHGGNIIDIEKELNTAIYHIERNGNAKVILLDASMKLTRFLHKKEVTL
- a CDS encoding phosphoglycerate kinase, with product MKTLKDFNFENKKAIIRVDFNVPLNAAFQVTDSTRIQAAKATIIDILEQGGSCVLMSHLGRPKGFQSEFSLQHIVKSVATIIGCNVKFVPDCVGEKVEEAVANLEPGEVLLLENLRFYEEETKGDIAFAQKLANLGDIYVNDAFGTVHRAHASTTIIAQFFENNKCFGNLLAREIESIDKVLNNSEKPVLAILGGAKVSSKITVIENILDKVDHLIIGGGMSFTFVKAQGGSIGNSICEDDKMELALAILKQAKEKGVEVHIPVDVVAADNFSNDANTQVCDINAIPDGWEGVDAGPKSSAIFDAVVNQCKTILWNGPLGVFEMESFSAGTKALGNSIDKATKNGAFSLVGGGDSVAAVKQFGFASKVSYVSTGGGAMLEMLEGKSLPGIDAILKES
- a CDS encoding aldo/keto reductase gives rise to the protein MKYTTLPNTNIKVSKICLGTMTWGNQNTEEEAFEQMNYALEQGVNFFDTAELYPVPATAERYADTERIIGNWFQKYGNRKNVVLASKIAGGGDYTKHIRTGGFTKENLTDAIEKSLERLQTDYLDLYQLHWPSRGVNCFGTRDYPYKTSTKEAENHLEILETLHKFVSSGVIKAIGLSNETPWGTMKYLETAKANNLPKMATIQNSYSLIHRAYEYGMSEVSLRENIGLLAYSPLAQGVLSGKYLNGNSPEGSRGNLFPRFIARYMGNGSLEAVKRYEELAVKNGITLSEMSLAFINQLPFVTSTIIGATKMTQLKENIGSINIDLSEEILKEIEAIHADFPNPAP
- a CDS encoding DUF6370 family protein, with protein sequence MLFKKIIIVCLLAFVACKKEAKITIASAEISCGQCNFELDSEAGCSLAVKVFDEAYFIDGFSIDDFGDAHDENTGFCNVIRKGSIEGTIENGRFLATKLKLIPLE
- a CDS encoding glutamine--tRNA ligase/YqeY domain fusion protein → MSENKKPLNFLEHIIEEDLANGMPKSNLRFRFPPEPNGYLHIGHTKAIGISFGLGETYKAPVNLRFDDTNPAKEEQEYVDAIKKDISWLGYTWANECYSSDYFQQLYDWAVLLIKDGKAYVDSQTSEEMRVQKGTPTSVGTESPYRNRSVEENLELFLGMKEGKFKEGEHTLRAKIDMESPNMLMRDPLMYRILYKSHHRTGNEWCIYPMYDWTHGESDYIEQISHSLCSLEFKPHRELYNWFRDNVFEYSKNTLPLPPKQREFSRLNLSYTVMSKRKLLTLVEKEIVAGWDDPRMPTISGLRRRGYTPNSIRKFIETVGVSKRENVIDVALLEFKIREDLNKTANRVMAVLDPVKVVITNYPEGKEEFLQAENNQEDETAGFREVPFSREIYIEREDFREEANKKFFRLKLGKEVRLKNAYFITANSCTKDENGHITEIQCTYDPLTKSGSGTEESMRKVKGTLHWVSAKHALKAEVRAYDRLFLDPAPDAHKDKDFMEFLNPNSLEIINAFVEPSLKSANIGDRFQFQRLGYFSVDDDTTENKLVFNKTVGLRDNWSK
- a CDS encoding DUF2452 domain-containing protein, which gives rise to MKKDGEKKPDLVVFNEKTQQYDAALKPYGTSASSPVIKPLNTATWRNDGVQRVNKQFKSKFDEVRKEYEELLEKFQYNDLIYNAKFSFEPNIGEVYHLYNNRNDEPFLSIISPNQCSFKHLGSFRLNTDKMWEKVT
- the folB gene encoding dihydroneopterin aldolase; the protein is MGIIKVNNIRVFAYHGCLEEEAKIGSEYRVDVTVKANLKKSAKTDELADTIDYVHLNYIVKEEMAIRSKLLEEVAQRILDRFFRELRTLKKATVSVAKINPPIGGNVEEVVVILTKKR
- a CDS encoding MBL fold metallo-hydrolase; this translates as MKIYPIETGNFKLDGGAMFGVVPKTIWQKTNPADANNLIDMSMRCMLIENGQQLILIDTGLGAKQSEKFFSYYYLYGDFSLNSSLKKLGYHRDDITDVFLTHLHFDHCGGVIEWNTSKSMLQPAFKNAKIWSNNAHWKWATEPNPREKASFLKENIFPIEENGQLNFIDNNGQNSLGFDILFMDGHTEKQMLPKITYQGKTIVFMADLLPTIGHIPLPYVMGYDTRPLLTIKEKDNFLKEAADNNYYLFLEHDAHHELCTVMHTEKGVRLKNTHKFIDIFN